The Microcoleus sp. FACHB-68 genome includes a region encoding these proteins:
- a CDS encoding STAS domain-containing protein, with amino-acid sequence MKSISVNQTILLHPPERLDASGGRAFQQQVAAILPEQHNLWVIDMSLVDFVDSSGLFELVAGLRAARQQGCRLVICNLKATVRLIFEITQLDRAFEIFDSYDGFVQTLVQDAAPLINIGLVAA; translated from the coding sequence ATGAAATCCATATCAGTCAATCAAACTATCCTTCTTCACCCACCAGAACGTTTAGATGCAAGCGGTGGCAGAGCTTTTCAGCAACAGGTTGCCGCAATCTTACCAGAGCAGCATAATCTCTGGGTCATTGATATGAGTTTGGTTGATTTTGTGGATAGTTCAGGCTTATTTGAATTAGTAGCGGGGCTGCGAGCGGCGCGTCAACAGGGATGCCGCCTGGTGATCTGTAACCTGAAAGCGACGGTACGACTGATTTTTGAAATCACCCAGCTTGATAGAGCATTTGAAATTTTTGACAGTTATGATGGGTTTGTGCAAACTTTGGTTCAAGACGCTGCGCCGCTGATAAATATCGGGCTAGTCGCGGCTTAA
- a CDS encoding argininosuccinate synthase: MGRAKKVVLAYSGGVDTSVCIPYLKQEWGVEEVITLAADLGQGEELGPIKEKALKSGAAESLVVDATESFVKDYAFPAIQANALYENRYPLSTSLARPLIAKLLVEAAEQYGADAVAHGCTGKGNDQVRFDVSIAALNPHLKVLAPAREWGMSREETIAYGERCGIPAPVKKSSPYSIDRNLLGRSIEAGPLEDPWTEALEEIYQMTKAIADTPNEPEYVEIGFERGIPTSLNGQNLSPVALISQLNELAGNHGVGRIDMVENRLVGIKSREIYEVPALWVLIQAHRDLESLTLTADVSHYKRGIEETYGQMIYNGLWYSPLKAALDAFIEKTQERVSGTVRVKLFKGNAAMVGRQSDKSLYSPDLATYGADDTFDHKAAEGFIYVWGLPTRVWSQKTRG, from the coding sequence ATGGGTCGCGCTAAAAAAGTTGTGCTGGCATATTCGGGTGGAGTCGATACCTCCGTCTGTATTCCCTACCTAAAGCAAGAGTGGGGTGTTGAGGAAGTGATTACCCTGGCTGCTGATCTGGGGCAGGGAGAAGAACTCGGCCCGATTAAAGAAAAAGCACTGAAATCGGGTGCAGCAGAATCTCTTGTGGTAGACGCGACGGAAAGCTTTGTGAAGGACTACGCATTTCCAGCCATTCAGGCGAATGCTCTCTACGAAAATCGCTATCCGCTCTCGACGTCTCTGGCTCGTCCGCTGATTGCTAAGCTATTAGTCGAGGCGGCTGAACAATACGGTGCTGATGCGGTCGCGCATGGTTGCACCGGCAAGGGCAACGACCAAGTCCGCTTTGATGTCTCAATAGCGGCGCTTAATCCTCACTTAAAAGTCCTGGCACCGGCACGGGAATGGGGGATGAGTCGCGAGGAAACCATCGCTTATGGAGAGCGTTGTGGCATTCCTGCGCCGGTGAAAAAATCTTCCCCCTACAGTATTGACCGAAATCTGTTGGGTCGTAGCATTGAAGCCGGCCCGTTGGAAGATCCGTGGACGGAAGCGCTGGAAGAAATCTACCAGATGACGAAAGCGATCGCAGATACTCCTAACGAACCTGAGTATGTTGAAATCGGCTTTGAACGGGGCATTCCCACCAGTCTCAATGGCCAAAATCTGTCGCCGGTGGCGCTGATTTCCCAGCTGAACGAGTTGGCCGGTAATCACGGAGTTGGCCGCATTGATATGGTAGAAAACCGGCTTGTGGGAATCAAGTCGCGGGAAATCTACGAAGTGCCCGCTCTTTGGGTGTTAATTCAAGCACACCGCGATCTGGAAAGCCTGACTTTAACGGCAGATGTCAGCCATTACAAGCGCGGTATTGAAGAAACCTACGGCCAGATGATTTACAACGGTCTGTGGTACAGTCCGCTGAAAGCTGCCTTGGATGCCTTTATTGAAAAGACTCAAGAGCGAGTATCTGGAACGGTGCGAGTCAAGTTGTTTAAAGGCAACGCCGCAATGGTAGGCCGGCAGTCTGACAAGTCTCTCTACAGCCCTGATTTAGCAACTTATGGGGCTGACGACACCTTTGACCATAAAGCAGCCGAAGGCTTTATCTATGTCTGGGGGCTGCCGACTCGCGTTTGGTCACAGAAAACGAGAGGTTAG
- a CDS encoding DedA family protein yields the protein MSLEFVSLETIQEIARQYGYWAVFLGISLENAGIPLPGETITLVGGFLAGSGELNYWFVLASAIGGAVLGDNCGYWIGKWGGWPLMLRLGKIFRFSDEQLQEVRTQFIDNAAKAVFLGRFVALLRIFAGPMAGIAQMPYGKFLLCNTAGATIWAAVMVSLAFFVGRIVPLDQLVAWVAQFAIVALILVVAWIAVPIWLESRAKRLETRD from the coding sequence ATGTCCCTTGAATTTGTATCGCTGGAGACAATCCAGGAAATCGCACGTCAATACGGCTACTGGGCAGTGTTTCTCGGCATTTCCTTAGAAAATGCCGGCATTCCCCTTCCCGGTGAAACAATTACCCTCGTTGGTGGTTTCCTCGCCGGCAGTGGAGAACTAAATTACTGGTTCGTCCTAGCAAGCGCAATCGGCGGGGCTGTGTTGGGTGATAACTGCGGTTACTGGATCGGTAAATGGGGCGGCTGGCCCTTAATGCTGCGTCTGGGTAAAATTTTTCGCTTCTCAGATGAGCAGTTACAAGAAGTCCGAACCCAATTTATTGACAATGCTGCTAAAGCCGTATTTTTAGGCCGATTTGTGGCATTGCTGCGGATTTTTGCCGGCCCGATGGCAGGCATCGCTCAAATGCCCTACGGAAAATTTTTGTTGTGTAATACTGCCGGTGCAACCATTTGGGCTGCTGTCATGGTGAGTTTAGCCTTCTTTGTGGGCCGAATTGTCCCCTTAGATCAGTTAGTCGCTTGGGTCGCTCAATTTGCCATCGTGGCTTTAATTTTAGTCGTAGCTTGGATTGCCGTTCCCATTTGGCTAGAATCTCGCGCAAAGCGACTGGAAACGAGGGACTAG
- a CDS encoding Npun_F5560 family protein, whose protein sequence is MSQTESIQSLQAENAQLREELQMRDQLVQQLSQELFRLVKGKTTVAPQPEVSERSKAQIQALREQLQGVEQQVTFYQEQIAERDAEIYQLRQSVQELTDRSRMLEQVVQELPSVYREKFAERMEPVKEKVAMLQKENRQLHAELQSASYRLAVRSKRTNTGRLDLPSFAPGSNPGLNLPSFGNA, encoded by the coding sequence GTGAGCCAAACCGAATCCATACAATCCCTGCAAGCAGAAAACGCCCAGCTACGGGAAGAACTGCAAATGCGCGACCAACTTGTACAACAGTTATCTCAGGAGCTTTTCCGGCTCGTTAAGGGCAAAACAACAGTAGCCCCCCAGCCAGAAGTTTCTGAGCGCAGCAAAGCCCAAATTCAAGCCTTGCGCGAACAGTTGCAAGGTGTGGAGCAACAGGTCACGTTTTACCAAGAGCAAATTGCTGAGCGCGATGCCGAGATTTATCAACTGCGTCAGTCTGTCCAAGAATTAACGGATCGCAGTCGGATGCTAGAGCAAGTGGTGCAAGAACTGCCGAGTGTGTATCGCGAGAAGTTTGCTGAACGCATGGAACCCGTGAAAGAAAAAGTGGCCATGCTGCAAAAAGAAAATCGCCAACTTCACGCAGAGTTGCAAAGCGCGAGTTACCGGCTGGCGGTGAGAAGCAAGCGTACAAATACAGGCCGGCTCGATCTACCCAGCTTCGCACCGGGAAGTAACCCAGGGCTAAATCTGCCTTCATTTGGGAATGCCTGA